DNA sequence from the Paenibacillus azoreducens genome:
GTGGAACGGAATCGGATCGGGGGCGTTTGCACCAACGTCGGGTGCATTCCGTCCAAGGCGTTGATCTCCGAAGCTCATCGCTTTGAAATCAGAGGCCAATCGAACATCAATTTTGAGGAAGTTCAATCTTTTAAAAATGCTATCGTCAATAAACAATCAAACGGCGTGGGATTCCTGTTAAAAAACAAAAATATTACCGTATTTCATGGTGAAGCGCGTTTTATCAATGATCATAAAGCGATTGTCGATAACATGGATTCGGAAATCCATATCCGGTTTGAGCATTGCATTATCGCTACCGGTTCCCGTCCGATCGAATTGAGGGCTTTCCCTTATGGAGGAAGAATCCTTTCTTCTACAGAGGCGCTCGATTTAAATCAGGTGCCGGAAAGCCTCATTGTCATCGGCGGCGGGTACATCGGCATCGAGTTGGGACAGACATTCGCCAGATTCGGATCCAAGGTGACGATTTTGGAAGGCGCCGATCAGATCCTTCCCGGATTTGAAGCCGATATGACCCGGCCGGTTGTAAAGAAGTTGGAAGAAAACCATGTTGACATCTATACCGGCGCGCTGGCCGATCGGGTGGAGCATCTTCAAGATCAGGTTACCGTTCATTTCAAAGAAAACGGAAATGAGCGCCATGTCACGGCACAATTCGTGCTTGTCACCGTTGGGCGTCGTCCGAATACGGATGGAAATTTAGGGCTTGAACGTATAGGCATCCAGCTAACGGATCGCGGGCTAATCCCCGTGGATGAACAATGCCGGACCAACATCCCCCACATCTTCGCCATTGGAGATATCGTAGCCGGTCCCGCCCTAGCCCACAAAGCTTCCTATGAAGCAAAGGTAGCGGCAGACGCGCTGACTCATCGCCATGCAAAAGTGGATTATAAGGTATTGCCGCTTGTGGTCTTTTCCGATCCTGAAGTAGCGAGTGCCGGGTTGAGCGAGACGGAAGCCAGGGCACGTGGTATGGAAGTCGTGACAGGAAGAGCTTCTTACGGCATCAACGGCAGGGCTTTGGCGCTGCGGGCCAGCGAAGGTTTCGTGAAAATCGTGGCGGAGAAAGAAACCGAGCGAATCATCGGCGCCCAAATCGTTGGGTCAGAAGCATCCAATCTCATTGCCGAGCTGGCACTAGCCATCGAAATGAGCGCTACCTTGGAGGACATTGCCCTTACGATCCACGCCCATCCAACATTGGGAGAAATCGTGATGGAGGCAGCCGAAGCGGCCATTGCAAAAGGACGTAGAGGATAAACGGCGCAGGGATAAGCCAATTGGGTGGTTCATCTATCCAAAACATGATATTCTAAGTAAGTAAATTGAAATCTGTTTGACCGCAAATCGATTAATATAATACCGAAAAGAGTGGGAAGCATGAAGTCATATATCAATTGGAGATATACGATAACCATCTACAAAAAAGCGGTGGAAGGAGCGTGATAAATTAAAAAAAAGGAGCAGAACAAAATGATCCAAAACAGAAAAGCAACCGTTAGTGACTATGATATGATTATAAAACTTTGGGAAAGATCGGTAATGGCCACTCATCATTTTTTGAGTTTCAAGGATAAAGAGGAAATCAAAAAAGAATTACCTACGTATTTTCCTCATCTTGATGTACGTCTCTGGTACACCGATGACTCTATCATTGGTTTTACCGCTATCAATGACAATCACTTGGAAGCGTTGTTTCTCGATGCCGATAAAATTGGCAAAGGGTATGGGAAACAAATCATGCAATCATGCATCGATGACTTTGGGATCACATCCGTTGACGTGAATAAGCAAAATGAGAATGCGACAAGGTTTTATTTGAAAAGCGGTTTCGTAATAACCGGTGAGGACTTGACGGATGGAGCAGGCCGTCCTTATCCCATTTTACATTTGAAATTACAAGATCAGCAGAAGTAATTCTGCCCGGGCTGTCGAGAAATCGACAGCCTTTTAATTACACTCTGTATACCGCTTTTAGCAGCACGCAAATGTTTAATGGCTCTGCGAATCCTGACATTCCTTAAAATTATTTCTGTTCAAACTATTTTGTTAGTGATTAGTCAATCACATACATGCAATTGATTACCCGCGGTTCATCAAAGTATGGATCGTTTCGGTAATACCCTTCTCAAAATCGGTTGCTGGGATCGGGCCGATTCTCCGTTTATACTTCTCTCCGCTTAATGTCAACGGTTCTTCAGTTAAATACAGCATTTCAACAATTTCCTTCATGACAGGATTGAACATGCCCAGCAATGACAAGCTCATTTTTCCGAGTGGAACAACGGGTTTCGTTATCCCGCTTGCTTTCCGTGCAAGGCGTACAATTTCCCGACCTGATATAATCCCTGCTCCCGGGATGTTCCAATTTTGGCCGTAAGTGTCGTTTCGGCTCGCAAGTTCAACAATCATTTTCGCTGCGTCAGGCAAATACACATACTCCCGGGGAACTTTCATATTACCGATAAAAAATGCCGGTTTCCCTGCTGCGATCGCTGCAAGCGTCGCCCCGAGATAAGATGCTTCATTGGCCGTAGGGCCATAATAATCCGGCAACCGGACGATCATTCTTTGTACATGACCCCAACGATCATCAAATATCATCTGCTCAAAAGCAAGCCGTGTCTGTCCTTTTCTCGTATGTGGTTGTTTAGGGTGTTCTTCGGTTACTTTCTCCATCTGTCTTCTTCCATAAGGATAAATGCCATCTACCGCTACAATTTTCAATCTACGCTGGTCGGCCGCTTCCATCACCGATTCTCCCAGAGGAATAAGCTTATCAACCATCTCATTGTAAGGCACATTCGCGCAATGGAATAGAACATCAGCCCCTTCAGCTGCCGCCGCAATGTCCTGAGGCCGGTAAGCATCGCCTGTAAATAATGTCAGATGTTTCGGACTACCGAGCTGCGCGGCAAGCCGTTCTAATTTCGACCGGGAACGTCCAAACGCAATGGTAGCCACTCCCCTCCTGATCAATTCTTCTGTGATAACTGCACCTGTTCCACCGGTTGCCCCTAATACGATTGCTGTTTGCAAGAAAATCATCTCCATCCGATTTGTTTAGTTAGTGATTGATCAATCACTATTTGTTATCATTTTATTACCCTGTTAGTGATTAGTCAATAACTAATTTGAAAATACGGTTCGTTCGTCATTTGCCTAACTTTCCATTAATTCCGGCATATCCAGCGCCATGGAAATATTACATAACATTCCTCTTGCCAAAAACAACAAAGTGCGCTCTTCCGGATGCGGAATCGCAGCATTTCGAAAAGCTTCCAGTACAAGCTCGCGAACCGTTCGGAATCCTTTTTGCATCTCCTCCCGGATGACCTCTGACTGAATGGTCTGGGCCTGCATTTGCAGAAGCATTTCATTGGAACGATCCGCCAATATCTTTTCATAGGCTTCGATTAACGCAGACTCTAATTGCATGGGCCGAGAGTCCACAACCCGTAGGAATGATTGAACGATTCTACCCCAAGATGCTCCTAAGGCAGCAACTAATAAAGCTTCCTTCGTCGGGAAAAATTTGAAAATATAAGGTTGTGAAATTTTGGCTCTTTCCGCTACCTGCGCCGTAGTGGCACGGTAATATCCAATTTCAGCAAAAATTTCGATCGCCGCTGAAATGATTTCTTCTTTGCGATTGACGGATGACGTTTCATGCTTGGACATAATTTATCTGCCTTCACTTTCTTATTTTATTAGTGATGAATCAATTATTTTTTATTATAGTTTAATTGTCCAGAGGCTGCAATTCCATTCCACTAGACGAATTCATTCACGCAGCGATGTAGTCATATTGATTTTCAAGTACTACATAAGGTTAAATTCATTTTCAGTATATCCCGCTCTGTTCCATAAAATTTGACCTGTTTCGATAGCCAGTAATGGAGAAACCCAGCCTTCGTTGGCCGGGTGTTGACTTGGGCGATCATATACTTAGTCCATAATAGCCGGGAAAATATATTCCTTAATCAATGTCCATCGATCTTTGGGATTCATGATGAATTCTGACGCAATGGCTATGACCAGATCTTTGTTTGGAATGCAGCAAATGACATTACCGCCATCTCCCAGTGCCACGTATGCAAAAATTCCGTCCTCTTCGCGCAGCCACCATAGGTAACCGTAATTGTTGGGAGTCATCGTTGTTGACTCATCGATCCATGTCTCCGAAATAACCTGATGATTGTCCCAAATGCCACGGTTCATATATAGAAATCCAAAACGTCCCATATCACGTGGGCTGAGCGTAAGTCCCCATCCACCTGTGGAATTATGGTTTGGGTCTTTAACCCATCCTTTCACGTTTTTTCCGAATAAATCGTCAAACCCAAATGATTTCATTTCAAAATCCGGGATTTCTTTCATGCCGATCGGTTTAAATAATCGTTCGTTGGCAAACTCACGGGCACTTTTTCCTGTGCTGCGAGTGATGATGGCTGAAAGTAGATGCGCCCCTGCTGTTGAATATTTGAAATCTCCAATAGTTCCTTTTTGGCCAAGCATATCCAGCGTATATTTTACCCAGTCGGGCTGCATGCACAATTTGTCCAGCGGTTCTTGCCAGTCAGCAAATGGATAAGGAGCAGTCATCGTGAGAAGATGGCGTATCGTGATTTCTTGTTTTTGCCGATCGGCTGCATCGGGAACGTATTCGGGAAAAAAATCCAGCACCTTCTGATCCACATTTTTAATGTATCCCGTATCTACGGCAATGCCAATAAGGGCGGACATGATACTTTTCGTTACAGATGCTACATGATGCGCGTCATCCGGACCGCAGCCATTAAAATATTTTTCATAAGCAATGAATCCATCTCTCACGATAACAATACCATTTATATTGCTGTACTCGGATTTTATCACAGGTTCAAGCTCTGATAGCTTTTCAGGGTCCATTCCCAAGCTTTTCGGGTCTGTGTCGCGCCATTCTATAGTTGGCCAGTAATCTCTTTGCATTATAGACACCTCTCTCAATACATTTTTCTGTTTTGTCTACCCAGTTCAAAAGGAAAATGGAGTATTGAGCTATTTTTTCTTAACGGGAAAATACACCTCGGTAATCATACCCTCGGCTGCGCTCGCTTGATTGGGATCAGTTACATATACTTCATATGGTGAGCTCACCAATTTATACCCTTCATTTTCTACCCATTCCCTCAGCTTGGCATATACCGATGTCAATTCTGAATACGGCCCCTTTAAAACGGACTTCGCACAAAGCCCGCCAGGCAAATCTCTTGTTCCCTTTACAGGCTCTTTGATCGGGATGGCAAATTCCGTATCGTTGCCGGCAGGATTATACTCAGGGCTGTGATAAATGGTCATTGGCGTACCGAGCAAAGTGAGTTTTTCAGTAGCGGCCTTTTCATAGAGCCTGCCAAAATACGTTCCATATCCTAGAGCATAGTCATCGCTAGTCATCATCTGACGCATATATAGAATATTCATTGGCTGGATCTCAACAAGTTGTACTTCTATATCGCCAAGGTATGACATAATGGGTATGCCCTTCTCTAGATTTAAAATATCATTACTCATTTGTTTTAGAGTATATTCAAAAGCATTTAGCTTTTCCTGTATCTCCCTTCTTTTGCGATTAAGGACAATACCAAGCTTCTCTTCTGACTGATCGTCTTCCCATTCCATAATGGTTTTGATTTCTTCCAGGGAAAAATGATAGGATTTCAAACGGTTGATGAAGAGCATCTTTTTTAGCTGCCTGATGGAATAATATCTATAACCGTTTTCAGGGTTTATTTCATCAGGATTAATCAATCCAATCTCAGCATAATAGCGAAGCGTTTTTGTAGATACTCCGCATATCTTTGAGAATTCTCCAATCGATAGCAAAAGGTCACCTCCATTCTTCATATTTTTAGGGACTAGTGCTCTAATCACTTTATTCAATATCAACCGTACACCTTGCCCTTAGGGCAAAGTCAACTGCAAAAAATATGGATTCCTGCGGTTAAAGAAAGGCGTCTTTTTCCATGCGAGTGAGGAAAAAATCGGCTTCCTTGTGCGTGAGCAGACCGAAAAAATCAGCCGCATCATCAGATGGCAGCTCATTTAGCATATCTATCGCATATTTCCGGTCGAGCTCAACGATAATCTTTTTCTGCATATCCGGATTCAGCTCGCTGAATATTTCACTAAACTCGGTTGGATGTAAAAAAGAATAAATTCGTAAACGTCTGTTATCATCCAAACTCAGAAAAAATTCCGTCTGATCCGTCGGATGCAGATTCAAAAAATCTTTGCGGAAAACCTCTTTATCTCCTTCTCTTAATGCTTGCAGCATATAGTAGGTATACTCTTCTTTATATTCGTATTGATTCAGTTTGATCATCTTCCAACTCTCCTTTAGTTATTTCGTTTCGGTTTATAACTGTTCAACCTCTACGCTTTGTACATGATCGATTTTTTTGATGTAATAATAGATTTCCGTTGTGTATTGGGTGTCAGGTACAGAAAGCGTCAAATCAATAAGCTGGCAGTTCGTATCGAGATCTTTTAACTTCATATACCGAATTTTGTATTCGCCTTTTTTGGTTTCTTCGTTTTGCCCTTTGCGTTCAATCATTTTAATCAATTCGGTCATTCTATAATTCCGCTCAACCACAATCTTAAGCGCCACATCATGCCGGCTGAGGTTCTCAGGTCCAAAGAATCTAATCAGCAGAGGAATAACATTCACTGCCACAATGAGAAGAGTAACTCCGAATATGGCTTCCGCGTAAAACCCAGCTCCGATCGTAATTCCAAGTGCCGATGCTGACCATATCAGAGCTGCGGAAGTTAATCCGGAAATAACCTCATTGCTTCTTCGCAGAATGACTCCTGCTCCGATGAACCCGACTCCGCTTACAATCTGCGCTGCCAAACGCATCGGATCCATATTCGGATGGTTGGCGCCGGCAAATTTCCCGAATGCCTCGATCGATACAATCGTGATTAAACAGCTGGCAATGCAAATGACCATGCTCGGTCGCATTCCAAGCTGTTTCTGTTTAATTTGTCTGTCTACCCCAATAAGCAGTCCAAATAATAAAGCCAAAGTAAGCTTCAACATCATTTCAAATTCCAGGACCATTTGTATCCCTCCCTGCCACACGTTTCAAAGCACAAAAAAAGCACCCTCAACAAATAGGGTGCACTGAAAACAACAATAACGGTGACCTCCATTCGTTGAGTTTTAGCACTGCATGGCATAGGAACTTATGTCCAGCTACATTAAAAACCACCTTATGTCGATGGTTTCTGTTGACCCATTGGCGTCTGTCGACGTTTCTGGGCAGCAGCATTTCTCCATGCAGGAGCCTCACCTAACGAGGTTCATATTCAATTACCAACTCATCATAGTGACAAAAATCCCCTTTGTCAATAAGCAATTTTTTTATTTTAACGGCTGTTGCTGCTAACCATTTCGTCAATGGTGCAATCCATTTTCCTCTTGACAAAGCCAAAAACAAGACATAAGATGGCAGAGGAATTGAATATGTCCTCGTTAGGTGAGGCTCCTATATAAACATAGGCCACTGCCCAGAAATATCGAAAGATGCCCATGGGTTGAACAGGGATTGCCGGATTAAGGCTTTTCATAATGTGGCTAAGGGAATCATTATTCTCTTTACGTTATATAGTGCCAAAACTCGACTAGGGGGAAACGAAGTTTTTTTCGTGCGCTTTTTTGTCCCTCTAGGAGAACTAGAGGGATTTTTTATTTTGTAAAGGGGGGAATTACATTATGGACGGTAGTCCGAGTTATCGATCGTGTCAAAATAATCAAGACCTAATTCAGAGGGAGAACCGAAACTTCTTCACTCTCCAATCTTGTCCATACTTTACTTCCCAAAAAAAGAAACCAAGCGGAGGTTTATTTAAGTATGCGCATTTGATCTGTGAGTGAAAAGAAAACAGTTCAGCACGCTCTCTCTGGCTAACAGGGAGAGCTTTTTTTGTGCCTTGAACTGAATGAAATCGTGAAAGCAGGTTTTAATTTTGAACCTGTGTTAAGGAGGATGGACAAATGAAAACATCAACAAAAGATAAAGAAAAAGTGACACAAGAAATCGCTGAGCGTCTCATTCAAGCATCCGTAACCCCGGAAGAGAATGTGATGAAGGATTTAAAGACCAGCCCTCAAGGTCTTAGCGAAAACGAAGCAAAGAAAAGGCTTGAAAAACACGGAAAAAATCAAATTGCCCATGATAAACCGCCGGCTTGGTACATTCAACTGCTCTCCTGCTTCAAAAATCCGTTCATACTGATCTTGCTTTTTTTAGCCGGATTCTCCTACTTTATGGACGATGATATCGAAGCGGTTGTCATCATTACGACCATGGTTACCATCAGCGTTATGATCACGTTCACACAAGAATTCCGTTCGGCACGAACGGCGGAAAAACTCAAGGCGATGGTTAAAACAACGTCAACCGTAAGCCGTCAATCGGAGCAAAAAGAAATCGACATGGAACTTCTGGTACCGGGAGATATCATCCACCTCTCAGCCGGTGACATGGTTCCAGCTGATGCAAGAATCATCTCATCGAAGGACTTGCATGTTGGAGAATCGGCTCTCACAGGAGAAGCGATGCCCGTTGAGAAAATGGACACTCTTCCTCGCGGCGTATTGGATTTGGCAGGCGCGAAGCAGAATAAACCAATAAATGCCCTGGAACTAAACAATATGTGTTATATGGGTACAAACGTTATCAGCGGTTCAGCTACAGCGGTCGTCGTTTCCACCGGAGCCGATACGTATTTCGGTTCGATGGCTAGTACGCTCATTGGGAACCCCCCTCTTACCAGCTTTGACAAAGGAGTCAAGAGCATAACTTTCGTATTGATCCGCTTCATGCTCATCATGGTTCCGATTATTTTCCTAGTTAATGGATTTACGAAGGGAGATTGGTGGGAAGCCCTTCTATTCGGTTTATCGGTCGCTGTCGGTCTGACGCCGGAAATGCTGCCTGTGGTTGTAGCCGGAAATCTGGCTAAAGGTGCGGCGACCATGGCCCGAAACAAGGTTGTCGTCAAACGCCTGAATGCCATTCAGAACTTTGGAGCCATGGATATTTTATGTACGGATAAAACCGGAACCTTGACTCAGGATAAAATCATTTTGGAAAAACATCTTAATGTTCAAGGCAAAGAAGACAACAAGGTGCTGGAATATGCGTATTTGAACAGTTATCACCAGACCGGGCTCAAAAACCTGTTGGATGTGGCCGTACTGGAGTATGCCGACCTGAACCACGTCTCAGGAGTTGAGACAAAGTATACGAAAATAGATGAGATTCCTTTTGATTTCAACCGCAGACGAATGTCTGTCGTTCTTGAAAAAATAGGTAATGGCCATACACTGATTTGCAAAGGAGCCATGGAAGAGGTTCTCGGCATCTGTTCACATGTGTCTGTCAACGGACGTATCATCCCCCTTACGGCGGATTACACCGAAAAAGTCCAACTCCTTGTCAACCATTTGAACAACGACGGCTTGCGCGTTCTTGCGGTTGCCATCAAAGAAACGGAAGCCCGGGATGAAGCTTACGGTGTGAAAGATGAACATGATCTTATCCTTGTCGGGTATCTTGCTTTTCTAGACCCTCCTAAGGAAACCGCAAAAATGGCGATCCGGGCGCTGAAGGAAAACGGCGTCGACATCAAGGTCATTACAGGCGATAACGCTGCGGTTACCCGTAAAGTATGCAAGGATGTCGGGATTAAGGTTAATGATATTTTACTTGGCAGTTCCATTGATGCTTTAACAGATGAACAATTGGCTGAAATTGCGGAAAAAACGACGGTTTTTGCAAAAGTCAATCCGCTGCAAAAAGCAAGAATCGTTAAAGTGCTGAAGACTAAGGGACATACCGTTGGTTTTATGGGTGATGGAATCAATGATGCGGTTTCCTTGAAAGAGGCGGATGTCGGCATATCCGTTGATACAGCCGTGGATATTGCTAAGGAGTCGGCTGACATTATTCTTTTGGAAAAGAGCCTGATGGTCTTGGAACAAGGCGTCGTTCAGGGGCGCATCACGTTCGGCAATATGATTAAATACATCAAAATGACCGCAAGTTCCAACTTTGGCAATGTATTTAGCGTATTGATCGCAAGCGCGTTTATTCCGTTCCTTCCCATGCTTCCGATTCATCTGCTCATTCAAAATCTGTTTTACGATATTTCGCAGCTCTCCATACCTTGGGATAAGATGGATAAAGAATATTTGCAAAAACCGCAAAAATGGAATGCCAAATCCGTTAGCAGATTTATGATCTTCATCGGGCCGATCAGTTCGATTTTTGATATCACGACGTATGCTTTAATGTGGTATATTTTCTCGGCGAATTCGGTCGATCACCAAACTTTGTTCCAATCCGGGTGGTTCATTGAAGGTCTGCTCTCGCAAACGCTCATCGTACACATGATACGTACCGAAAAAATACCGTTTATTCAAAGCACGGCAAGTGCTCCTGTCGTCCTGTTGACGAGTTTGATTATGACAATCGGCATCTATCTTCCTTTTAGCGGCTTTGGGTCAAGCATTGGTTTGGAACCACTCCCGCTCTCTTACTTCCCTTGGCTTGCAGCAACGCTGTTATCTTATTGCGTGTTAACGCAGTTGGTGAAAAAATGGTACATCCGCAAATTCAACGAATGGTTATAAGGGAAAGGCCTGGCGTAAATTCAACATCCTTTTGAACACAAACAAGGCGATATAGTCCTATGATTTGTAAGAAGACTATATCGCCTTTTAACTTAAAAAGTTGTCTGATGAATATGAGGCCGCCAGCAGGGAAACCTCCGCAGCCAATAAACGAATGAGGAGTATTAAAGCACAAAACGCAGAACGATAATCGAAAGGATACCTACTACAACCGTTCCTAATAAACTTCGCGTAAGTATAGCTGTCGCAAATGTCGGTATAGCCGCTAAGATCTCAATATATTTTTTAATAAAATCAACTTTCCCATCCGCCATGAATAATTCTTGTCCAATCAATGCAGCCATTACGGCAACGGGGACATAATTTAGCCATCGCATGGTCCAATCGGGTAATTGGATCCGGCTAAGTACCACGAGCGGAAGCACCCTTGGAAGGAGCGTCACAATGGATGCCCCCATGATTGCCAACAGGATATGCCATCTTATTTCCATTTTTCCACCACCATTCCGATAGTTGCCGCAGCCACTGTGGCTGCAATGACTGCCATGCTTCCGGATAGGAAAGTGCTTGTTCCCAGCACAATCAAAACGGCGCTAACTGCAACAACCAGATCTTTAATGATTATTTTTCTGCTTATCATCTGGAGAACCAGAAGACCGATAAACATGCCAGTCAGCGCAAAATCCAAACCGAACTTTTCGGGATTTGTAATCCATTGTCCGAAAAACGCTCCGGCTAAAGTGGCGATAATCCAATTGAGATATGCCGTTATATTTAAGCCATGCATCCA
Encoded proteins:
- the mgtA gene encoding magnesium-translocating P-type ATPase gives rise to the protein MKTSTKDKEKVTQEIAERLIQASVTPEENVMKDLKTSPQGLSENEAKKRLEKHGKNQIAHDKPPAWYIQLLSCFKNPFILILLFLAGFSYFMDDDIEAVVIITTMVTISVMITFTQEFRSARTAEKLKAMVKTTSTVSRQSEQKEIDMELLVPGDIIHLSAGDMVPADARIISSKDLHVGESALTGEAMPVEKMDTLPRGVLDLAGAKQNKPINALELNNMCYMGTNVISGSATAVVVSTGADTYFGSMASTLIGNPPLTSFDKGVKSITFVLIRFMLIMVPIIFLVNGFTKGDWWEALLFGLSVAVGLTPEMLPVVVAGNLAKGAATMARNKVVVKRLNAIQNFGAMDILCTDKTGTLTQDKIILEKHLNVQGKEDNKVLEYAYLNSYHQTGLKNLLDVAVLEYADLNHVSGVETKYTKIDEIPFDFNRRRMSVVLEKIGNGHTLICKGAMEEVLGICSHVSVNGRIIPLTADYTEKVQLLVNHLNNDGLRVLAVAIKETEARDEAYGVKDEHDLILVGYLAFLDPPKETAKMAIRALKENGVDIKVITGDNAAVTRKVCKDVGIKVNDILLGSSIDALTDEQLAEIAEKTTVFAKVNPLQKARIVKVLKTKGHTVGFMGDGINDAVSLKEADVGISVDTAVDIAKESADIILLEKSLMVLEQGVVQGRITFGNMIKYIKMTASSNFGNVFSVLIASAFIPFLPMLPIHLLIQNLFYDISQLSIPWDKMDKEYLQKPQKWNAKSVSRFMIFIGPISSIFDITTYALMWYIFSANSVDHQTLFQSGWFIEGLLSQTLIVHMIRTEKIPFIQSTASAPVVLLTSLIMTIGIYLPFSGFGSSIGLEPLPLSYFPWLAATLLSYCVLTQLVKKWYIRKFNEWL
- a CDS encoding SDR family NAD(P)-dependent oxidoreductase, which produces MEMIFLQTAIVLGATGGTGAVITEELIRRGVATIAFGRSRSKLERLAAQLGSPKHLTLFTGDAYRPQDIAAAAEGADVLFHCANVPYNEMVDKLIPLGESVMEAADQRRLKIVAVDGIYPYGRRQMEKVTEEHPKQPHTRKGQTRLAFEQMIFDDRWGHVQRMIVRLPDYYGPTANEASYLGATLAAIAAGKPAFFIGNMKVPREYVYLPDAAKMIVELASRNDTYGQNWNIPGAGIISGREIVRLARKASGITKPVVPLGKMSLSLLGMFNPVMKEIVEMLYLTEEPLTLSGEKYKRRIGPIPATDFEKGITETIHTLMNRG
- a CDS encoding TetR/AcrR family transcriptional regulator, with protein sequence MSKHETSSVNRKEEIISAAIEIFAEIGYYRATTAQVAERAKISQPYIFKFFPTKEALLVAALGASWGRIVQSFLRVVDSRPMQLESALIEAYEKILADRSNEMLLQMQAQTIQSEVIREEMQKGFRTVRELVLEAFRNAAIPHPEERTLLFLARGMLCNISMALDMPELMES
- a CDS encoding MgtC/SapB family protein, encoding MVLEFEMMLKLTLALLFGLLIGVDRQIKQKQLGMRPSMVICIASCLITIVSIEAFGKFAGANHPNMDPMRLAAQIVSGVGFIGAGVILRRSNEVISGLTSAALIWSASALGITIGAGFYAEAIFGVTLLIVAVNVIPLLIRFFGPENLSRHDVALKIVVERNYRMTELIKMIERKGQNEETKKGEYKIRYMKLKDLDTNCQLIDLTLSVPDTQYTTEIYYYIKKIDHVQSVEVEQL
- a CDS encoding MerR family transcriptional regulator, with the translated sequence MLSIGEFSKICGVSTKTLRYYAEIGLINPDEINPENGYRYYSIRQLKKMLFINRLKSYHFSLEEIKTIMEWEDDQSEEKLGIVLNRKRREIQEKLNAFEYTLKQMSNDILNLEKGIPIMSYLGDIEVQLVEIQPMNILYMRQMMTSDDYALGYGTYFGRLYEKAATEKLTLLGTPMTIYHSPEYNPAGNDTEFAIPIKEPVKGTRDLPGGLCAKSVLKGPYSELTSVYAKLREWVENEGYKLVSSPYEVYVTDPNQASAAEGMITEVYFPVKKK
- the lpdA gene encoding dihydrolipoyl dehydrogenase, which codes for MKVENEARQVDVLVIGSGPGGYTAAKRAADAGLHVAVVERNRIGGVCTNVGCIPSKALISEAHRFEIRGQSNINFEEVQSFKNAIVNKQSNGVGFLLKNKNITVFHGEARFINDHKAIVDNMDSEIHIRFEHCIIATGSRPIELRAFPYGGRILSSTEALDLNQVPESLIVIGGGYIGIELGQTFARFGSKVTILEGADQILPGFEADMTRPVVKKLEENHVDIYTGALADRVEHLQDQVTVHFKENGNERHVTAQFVLVTVGRRPNTDGNLGLERIGIQLTDRGLIPVDEQCRTNIPHIFAIGDIVAGPALAHKASYEAKVAADALTHRHAKVDYKVLPLVVFSDPEVASAGLSETEARARGMEVVTGRASYGINGRALALRASEGFVKIVAEKETERIIGAQIVGSEASNLIAELALAIEMSATLEDIALTIHAHPTLGEIVMEAAEAAIAKGRRG
- a CDS encoding AzlD domain-containing protein yields the protein MEIRWHILLAIMGASIVTLLPRVLPLVVLSRIQLPDWTMRWLNYVPVAVMAALIGQELFMADGKVDFIKKYIEILAAIPTFATAILTRSLLGTVVVGILSIIVLRFVL
- a CDS encoding GNAT family N-acetyltransferase, encoding MIQNRKATVSDYDMIIKLWERSVMATHHFLSFKDKEEIKKELPTYFPHLDVRLWYTDDSIIGFTAINDNHLEALFLDADKIGKGYGKQIMQSCIDDFGITSVDVNKQNENATRFYLKSGFVITGEDLTDGAGRPYPILHLKLQDQQK
- a CDS encoding magnesium transporter — translated: MIKLNQYEYKEEYTYYMLQALREGDKEVFRKDFLNLHPTDQTEFFLSLDDNRRLRIYSFLHPTEFSEIFSELNPDMQKKIIVELDRKYAIDMLNELPSDDAADFFGLLTHKEADFFLTRMEKDAFL
- a CDS encoding serine hydrolase domain-containing protein; amino-acid sequence: MQRDYWPTIEWRDTDPKSLGMDPEKLSELEPVIKSEYSNINGIVIVRDGFIAYEKYFNGCGPDDAHHVASVTKSIMSALIGIAVDTGYIKNVDQKVLDFFPEYVPDAADRQKQEITIRHLLTMTAPYPFADWQEPLDKLCMQPDWVKYTLDMLGQKGTIGDFKYSTAGAHLLSAIITRSTGKSAREFANERLFKPIGMKEIPDFEMKSFGFDDLFGKNVKGWVKDPNHNSTGGWGLTLSPRDMGRFGFLYMNRGIWDNHQVISETWIDESTTMTPNNYGYLWWLREEDGIFAYVALGDGGNVICCIPNKDLVIAIASEFIMNPKDRWTLIKEYIFPAIMD